agttacttaaatggaacattcatttttataattttttgaacttaaaatgtttactatatttgatattcaacgttaaattattaatcgatttttgatatttgtatttctgtacagtagagcgatacccacttgtccaccttttttttgtattgcctaactataatttagtaagtaattaattcctattatttctatattgaaacaaatgtatgcaataatattgaattgtattataaccggtaaatgtaatatttgttatGCTAATTTTAGGAAAACTTGCAGGATACCGGCAATTGAgggcacaaaatatttttacaaagatCGGAATCAAAATTTTTCTCTGTCTCATGCCACTGAAATTGAACAATATCGCATAATTGAGGAAGACTGCGAAGCTGGGTATTATAAAGTTGTTCCTTACAGATTTATGGTATGTTCAGAATCCGGACAATGGAGACCATTCGTAACTGAAGAATTATGTTTGAGTAAGTGCCTATATCCTATTGTATTGCATTGTTTTGTATGCTATACACCAAtacagattatttaaaaaataattttaaagataaaattattggTCTAACAGATatttggtaataatttataatattatttaaccgtTACTGCTGAATgtgcattaattataaattttattgttgtaaccaGAAATGTGTCCACCTATGAAATCAGATAGTTTGGATTTTGAATGTACCTTTGAggataaatatattagttgctTAACTCCAGTACCTGGCACTATATTGTATCAAACATGTAAAGTCACTCATAAATTACCAAGTGGACAGGAACAAGTCCCACATCAATTACTTTGTCTGGAAAATGCAACATGGAGTGATGCTCTATATACTTGTATTCCAAGtattatttcatcattattattatacttattattattatcagagcTGTGAACTTATTGCActataaaaacatgaaatataaaataaaatttttgaattgaagaaaaaaggggcTGAGCAGCCTGAAtcaccatatattttattctataattttgttttataatatattattatttattctattatttattaacctactcacctattaaaatattattgtagcttGTGGTCTACTATATACTCCAAGTGAAGTATTAAACGATGGGAAAGTAGAATATGGGACAGTGCCTTGGAGTGTTGGATTATATAGACAAATAAAAAGTCGTGATGggttttatgaattaatatgtGGAGGAACATTAATTGCTCTGAATAAAGTTATCACTGGTATAAAAGTTtacaataaaacacatttaaagaagaattaaaaattaattttaatgtttacagCGGCCCAGTGTTATTGGGAAGAAGggtatacgaataaaatattgatgaatgaaaaacataagtataaaattGCCGTCGGAAAATATACTAGTGACCTTTCGATAAAGGACAATAATTTTACTCAGATTATCGATGTAAGTATAATTTCTTAGTTGAGAACAAAACCATCGCTTGatcctaaatatatttaaaaaagaaaattttaggtgGGTTTTGTTTATCTGAAAGAGAGTTATTATGGCCCTTCTGGGTATTATGCCGATGATTTAGCTATTATCGTGTTACAAACTCACGTTACAATCAGCGACGTTGTTATGCCAGCTTGTATCGATTGGTTCAAACAATATTCTGTTCCGAATGGATCTATCGGAAAGGTAATTTTGTTGAATGTTTTCGACAGTCACGTGGAACTTTTTGAGcacatattaaaacataaaaaaaaaattaactcacaGAACTATAACTAACTAAAAGAAAATAACAACACttaattgtaaaaccaatttatttgtCACTTCCACcctgaatcaaaatatttgaaaaaacttaattaaaaactatttttataatttagtgagTATAGTGTGGATAGAAAATGTTATCTTCATTTTAATAAcaagacaatattatgaatataagtataatat
This portion of the Acyrthosiphon pisum isolate AL4f chromosome A1, pea_aphid_22Mar2018_4r6ur, whole genome shotgun sequence genome encodes:
- the LOC107884120 gene encoding modular serine protease isoform X1, translating into MTMKSLFSWLTCFCFIFETGILCDRKLEKRQTIFSCPGVTEYGCGSGECIDVSNTCNGIRDCSDGSDETSLLCETVLCPAQYTFRCKYGACISNKNICDGIEQCADGSDEEKCPNSTLISTFTSSIPKKPDTAKPKPITAPSHIKKTCRIPAIEGTKYFYKDRNQNFSLSHATEIEQYRIIEEDCEAGYYKVVPYRFMVCSESGQWRPFVTEELCLKMCPPMKSDSLDFECTFEDKYISCLTPVPGTILYQTCKVTHKLPSGQEQVPHQLLCLENATWSDALYTCIPTCGLLYTPSEVLNDGKVEYGTVPWSVGLYRQIKSRDGFYELICGGTLIALNKVITAAQCYWEEGYTNKILMNEKHKYKIAVGKYTSDLSIKDNNFTQIIDVGFVYLKESYYGPSGYYADDLAIIVLQTHVTISDVVMPACIDWFKQYSVPNGSIGKVFGWGKSEDLETSSVLLEANVSYTDKNTCRDMYSNGFQSLVTIDKFCVVSQLEQSITEGFIGSGLTFEHGAIQFLTGIASVMDPYTNDLVAVFTDVSHHIQWIRERLL
- the LOC107884120 gene encoding modular serine protease isoform X2, which translates into the protein MTMKSLFSWLTCFCFIFETGILCDRKLEKRQTIFSCPGVTEYGCGSGECIDVSNTCNGIRDCSDGSDETSLLCETVLCPAQYTFRCKYGACISNKNICDGIEQCADGSDEEKCPNSTLISTFTSSIPKKPDTAKPKPITAPSHIKIPAIEGTKYFYKDRNQNFSLSHATEIEQYRIIEEDCEAGYYKVVPYRFMVCSESGQWRPFVTEELCLKMCPPMKSDSLDFECTFEDKYISCLTPVPGTILYQTCKVTHKLPSGQEQVPHQLLCLENATWSDALYTCIPTCGLLYTPSEVLNDGKVEYGTVPWSVGLYRQIKSRDGFYELICGGTLIALNKVITAAQCYWEEGYTNKILMNEKHKYKIAVGKYTSDLSIKDNNFTQIIDVGFVYLKESYYGPSGYYADDLAIIVLQTHVTISDVVMPACIDWFKQYSVPNGSIGKVFGWGKSEDLETSSVLLEANVSYTDKNTCRDMYSNGFQSLVTIDKFCVVSQLEQSITEGFIGSGLTFEHGAIQFLTGIASVMDPYTNDLVAVFTDVSHHIQWIRERLL